From one Phocaeicola salanitronis DSM 18170 genomic stretch:
- a CDS encoding DUF3098 domain-containing protein produces MDKKNFAFDKTNFKLLAIGMVVIIIGFLLMSGPGSTETAFEPDIFSVRRIKVAPAVCFLGFVFMIYGILHKPKDQAEDTKSEGK; encoded by the coding sequence ATGGATAAAAAGAACTTTGCCTTTGATAAGACCAATTTCAAGCTCTTGGCGATAGGAATGGTCGTGATTATCATCGGATTCCTGCTGATGTCGGGTCCCGGTTCGACCGAAACGGCATTCGAGCCTGACATATTCAGCGTACGCCGCATCAAAGTGGCGCCTGCGGTTTGTTTCTTGGGATTTGTCTTTATGATTTACGGAATACTCCACAAGCCGAAAGACCAGGCGGAGGACACTAAAAGCGAAGGGAAGTGA
- a CDS encoding helix-hairpin-helix domain-containing protein yields MLKRMFVFWILGCYVLTPLFAQSDWLEWNEDISAPEDLEDWREKYEELSEIAEHPFNINAITKEELEQLPFLSDKLIENILYYVYKYGPLLTKNELLGVEGMDWQTRKFLTDFIYIGPSENERDKFSWKNLWKYNKQELLTRLDIPFNTKAGYADYDAETLAESPNKRYYGDPFYHNVRYRFQYNKQVYAGLTAEKDAGEPFFSQYNRKGYDAYSGYLFLSNLKRLKALAIGNYKANFGYGLVLNIGSFTMGKGTMNRNRFGQGFTKYTSTGEGEYLQGIAATYQVAKRWQASAFYSFRKQDARVENEFIRSLKTDGYHRLKKDMEKKNTVSNHLTGCNLTYNGKFTEFGLTAVYNHFNKVLNPDARAYNLYYPRGDYFYNVGVNYKFFLHRFTFSGETAMDKSGKIATLNAISYQPGVNTNLLVIHRYYDKRYQSLYGNAFGENSRLQNETGAYLGLETSFLDKFKLLCYGDFFHFFYRRYQVDRDHTSGFDGLFQLSYSPFNSLSMLIKYTYKNKAKNYTSPDETKFVLPYVRQRLRYQCSSVCSEYLSLKGVAEGVMASYNGWEKSKGGYVSGTVKGNIPSISLQASLTGTWFHTQDYDSRIYVYEPGLLYAFSMNSFYGKGTRMAINLKYTWKNRFMIQAKWGWTHYKDRNRIGTDTEEIQGSDKADLQVQVRVKW; encoded by the coding sequence ATGTTGAAACGCATGTTTGTTTTTTGGATATTAGGATGTTATGTATTAACACCCTTGTTTGCCCAGTCCGATTGGCTGGAATGGAATGAAGACATATCGGCTCCCGAAGACTTGGAAGACTGGAGAGAAAAATACGAGGAGTTAAGCGAAATAGCAGAACATCCTTTTAATATCAATGCCATTACCAAGGAAGAATTGGAGCAGCTTCCTTTCTTGTCCGATAAGCTGATAGAAAACATCTTGTATTATGTTTATAAATACGGACCGTTATTGACCAAGAATGAATTGCTGGGTGTTGAAGGGATGGACTGGCAAACCCGGAAGTTTTTAACAGACTTCATCTATATCGGACCCTCTGAGAATGAACGGGATAAGTTTTCATGGAAAAACCTGTGGAAATACAATAAACAGGAGTTATTAACACGTCTGGACATCCCTTTCAACACCAAGGCGGGCTATGCCGATTATGATGCGGAAACCTTGGCGGAAAGCCCTAACAAGCGTTATTATGGCGACCCGTTCTATCACAATGTGCGCTATCGTTTCCAGTACAATAAGCAAGTGTATGCCGGATTGACCGCCGAAAAAGATGCGGGAGAGCCGTTCTTCAGCCAATATAACCGGAAGGGGTATGATGCTTATTCGGGTTATCTGTTCCTTTCGAATCTGAAGAGACTGAAAGCCTTGGCTATCGGAAACTATAAGGCGAACTTCGGGTATGGACTGGTATTGAATATCGGAAGCTTTACGATGGGAAAAGGAACGATGAACCGGAACCGTTTCGGGCAAGGGTTTACGAAATATACTTCGACCGGAGAAGGAGAATATCTGCAAGGAATAGCCGCTACGTATCAAGTGGCGAAACGCTGGCAAGCGTCTGCCTTCTATTCATTCAGAAAGCAGGACGCACGTGTGGAAAACGAGTTCATAAGGTCGTTGAAAACCGATGGATATCACCGGTTGAAAAAAGATATGGAAAAGAAAAATACCGTATCTAATCATTTGACCGGATGCAACTTAACTTATAATGGAAAATTCACAGAGTTCGGTTTAACTGCTGTGTATAATCATTTCAACAAGGTGTTAAATCCCGATGCACGCGCTTATAATCTTTATTATCCTCGCGGGGATTATTTCTATAATGTAGGAGTGAATTACAAATTCTTTCTTCATCGCTTTACGTTTTCCGGCGAGACGGCTATGGATAAATCGGGAAAGATAGCTACGCTCAATGCAATCAGTTATCAACCGGGTGTGAATACCAATCTCTTAGTTATTCACCGTTATTACGATAAGCGCTACCAGTCGCTTTATGGAAACGCGTTTGGCGAGAATTCGAGGCTTCAAAATGAAACGGGAGCTTATTTAGGATTGGAAACCAGTTTCTTAGACAAGTTCAAGTTGTTGTGTTATGGAGACTTCTTTCATTTCTTCTATCGCAGGTATCAGGTAGACCGTGACCATACTTCGGGATTCGATGGCTTATTCCAGTTAAGTTATTCACCGTTCAATTCACTATCGATGTTAATAAAGTACACGTATAAGAACAAGGCGAAAAACTATACTTCTCCCGATGAAACGAAGTTTGTTTTGCCTTACGTAAGGCAACGTTTGCGTTATCAGTGTTCATCGGTATGCAGTGAGTATCTTTCCCTGAAAGGGGTAGCAGAAGGTGTAATGGCTTCGTATAACGGATGGGAAAAGTCGAAGGGAGGATATGTGAGTGGCACGGTGAAGGGAAATATTCCAAGCATTTCCCTTCAGGCATCGTTAACCGGAACCTGGTTTCACACGCAAGATTACGATTCACGTATTTACGTGTACGAGCCCGGTTTGCTTTATGCTTTCTCCATGAACTCATTTTACGGCAAAGGAACCCGCATGGCAATCAACCTGAAATATACATGGAAGAACCGGTTCATGATTCAAGCCAAGTGGGGCTGGACGCATTACAAGGACCGGAACCGCATCGGTACGGATACCGAGGAGATACAAGGAAGCGATAAGGCGGACTTGCAGGTACAAGTAAGGGTGAAATGGTGA
- the folK gene encoding 2-amino-4-hydroxy-6-hydroxymethyldihydropteridine diphosphokinase: MAHVYLGLGTNLGDKAANLHRAVCGISEKIGKVLSLSSFYETAPWGFTSENSFLNAAVCVETSLSPWEVLHRTQEIERMLGRTQKSERNVYHDRIIDIDLLLYDKEIIQTPELTLPHPLMLQREFVMKPLLEIAREIEHPGIGKTFGELYEEMCGKIC, translated from the coding sequence ATGGCACATGTTTATTTAGGTTTGGGAACGAACTTAGGAGATAAAGCGGCAAATTTACATAGAGCCGTTTGTGGTATAAGCGAGAAGATAGGGAAAGTGCTTTCCCTATCTTCTTTTTATGAAACCGCTCCTTGGGGATTTACGTCGGAAAATAGTTTTCTGAATGCGGCGGTATGTGTTGAAACATCTCTATCGCCATGGGAAGTATTGCATCGGACACAGGAAATAGAGCGCATGTTAGGGCGTACCCAGAAATCAGAAAGAAACGTGTATCACGACCGCATCATCGATATTGACCTTCTGCTATATGATAAGGAGATTATACAGACCCCTGAGCTCACGCTTCCTCATCCCCTTATGCTCCAACGTGAATTTGTGATGAAGCCTTTGCTGGAGATAGCAAGAGAAATCGAACATCCTGGGATTGGGAAAACATTTGGAGAACTGTACGAAGAAATGTGCGGGAAAATATGTTAA
- the nadA gene encoding quinolinate synthase NadA, whose protein sequence is MRKEEWLKKGYVDEAIPEGVNLKAEIKRLCKEKNAVILGHFYQADEIQEIADFIGDSLALAQWAAKTDADIIVMCGVHFMGETAKILCPDKKVLIPDLNAGCSLADSCPADKLAEFIEANPGHTVISYVNTSAAVKALTDVVVTSTNAKQIVESFPEDQKIIFGPDKNLGNYINAITGRNMLLWDGACHVHEKFSVEKILELKKQYPDAAVLVHPECKGAVAKLADKVASTAGLLKYAMGSEKKDFIVATESGILYEMRKKCPDKHFIPAPPEDSTCACNECNFMRLNTLGKLYNTLKYEWPEVKVEPGIAEKAIIPIQRMLEISSKLGL, encoded by the coding sequence ATGAGAAAAGAGGAATGGTTGAAGAAGGGATATGTGGATGAAGCAATCCCCGAAGGCGTGAACTTAAAGGCGGAAATCAAACGCTTGTGTAAAGAAAAGAATGCCGTTATCTTGGGGCATTTCTACCAGGCGGACGAGATTCAGGAGATAGCCGATTTTATCGGCGATAGTCTGGCATTGGCGCAATGGGCGGCAAAGACCGATGCGGACATTATCGTAATGTGCGGTGTGCATTTTATGGGTGAGACCGCCAAAATCCTTTGTCCGGATAAGAAAGTGCTGATACCCGACTTGAATGCGGGATGTTCGTTGGCGGATAGCTGCCCGGCGGATAAGCTTGCGGAATTTATTGAAGCGAATCCCGGACATACGGTGATTTCGTACGTGAATACCAGTGCAGCCGTAAAGGCACTAACCGATGTGGTGGTTACATCGACCAATGCCAAACAAATCGTAGAAAGTTTTCCGGAAGATCAAAAGATTATTTTCGGTCCCGATAAGAACTTAGGAAATTACATTAATGCCATTACGGGAAGGAATATGCTCTTGTGGGACGGGGCTTGCCATGTGCACGAGAAATTCTCGGTAGAAAAGATTCTGGAGTTGAAAAAACAGTATCCTGATGCGGCGGTGCTGGTTCATCCGGAGTGTAAAGGTGCGGTGGCTAAACTGGCGGATAAGGTAGCGTCTACCGCCGGATTGTTGAAGTATGCCATGGGAAGCGAAAAGAAAGATTTCATTGTAGCTACAGAGAGTGGCATCCTTTACGAGATGCGCAAGAAATGTCCGGATAAGCATTTCATTCCGGCACCGCCCGAAGACAGCACTTGTGCCTGCAACGAATGTAATTTCATGCGCTTGAATACGCTCGGAAAGTTATATAATACGTTGAAATACGAATGGCCTGAAGTGAAGGTGGAGCCCGGCATTGCGGAAAAGGCAATCATCCCCATTCAGCGCATGCTTGAAATCTCTTCGAAGTTAGGGCTTTGA
- a CDS encoding radical SAM protein, giving the protein MSTVIYPSPIFGPVHSRRLGVSLGINLLPADGKCCTFDCIYCECGYNKDRRPRLKLPTREEVRRALEQRLMDMRANGPAPDVLTFAGNGEPTLHPHFKEIIEDTIALRDRYFPDAKISVLSNSTQIHRPEVFEALSRVDNNILKLDTVDEAYIGKVDRPTGPYDVSRIIQGMKAFRGNLIIQTMFLKGKTDEGEDVDNTSDAFVLPWLEAVKEIAPRQVMIYTIDRETPDSFLQKATHEELDRIVSLLEQAGIRASASY; this is encoded by the coding sequence ATGTCAACTGTAATATACCCCTCTCCTATTTTCGGACCGGTGCATAGCCGCCGGTTGGGAGTTTCGTTAGGAATCAACTTGCTTCCCGCCGACGGGAAGTGCTGTACGTTCGATTGCATCTATTGCGAATGCGGATACAATAAAGACCGCCGTCCCCGCCTCAAGCTTCCTACGCGTGAGGAAGTGCGCCGGGCTTTGGAACAACGTCTGATGGATATGCGGGCGAACGGTCCTGCCCCCGATGTGCTGACCTTTGCGGGAAACGGAGAGCCTACGCTTCATCCGCATTTTAAGGAAATCATCGAAGACACCATTGCCTTGCGCGACCGCTATTTCCCTGACGCGAAGATTAGCGTATTGAGCAATTCCACCCAGATACACCGCCCGGAAGTGTTCGAAGCGTTAAGCCGTGTGGACAATAACATCTTGAAGCTGGACACGGTAGACGAAGCTTATATCGGCAAGGTAGACCGTCCGACAGGACCGTATGACGTAAGCCGCATCATTCAGGGAATGAAAGCTTTCCGTGGCAATCTGATTATCCAGACCATGTTCTTGAAAGGGAAAACCGATGAGGGCGAGGATGTGGACAATACCTCAGATGCTTTTGTGCTTCCCTGGTTGGAGGCGGTAAAAGAAATCGCTCCCCGTCAGGTGATGATTTATACGATAGACCGCGAGACGCCCGATAGCTTCCTGCAAAAAGCCACCCATGAGGAGCTCGACCGTATCGTATCTCTCTTGGAGCAGGCAGGCATCCGGGCAAGTGCTTCGTACTGA
- a CDS encoding cell division protein FtsX, with translation MSRRTKASFDMQFITSSISTMLVLVLLGTVVFFVMAANNLSVYVRENIAFSILISDDMKEADILRYQKELNQEAYVKQTSYISKQQALEEQTEAMGTDPAEFLGYNPFTASIEVKLNADYANSDSIAWIKDGILSHKGVLEINYPQDLLDAVNRNIRKVSVVLLGLAALLTLISFALINNTIRLTIYSKRFLIHTMKLVGASWSFIRRPFLMRNVWVGMLAGAAADAALIGLAYALVKYEPDLLAVITPGVMIVVMVSVFIFGVVITSLCALISINRYLRMKTNELYYN, from the coding sequence ATGAGCAGGCGGACGAAAGCATCTTTTGATATGCAATTCATTACATCCAGCATCAGTACCATGTTGGTATTGGTTTTGCTGGGGACGGTTGTTTTTTTCGTGATGGCGGCAAACAACCTTTCGGTGTATGTACGCGAGAACATTGCTTTCTCTATCTTGATAAGCGATGACATGAAAGAGGCGGACATCCTCCGGTATCAGAAGGAGCTGAATCAGGAAGCGTATGTCAAGCAGACTTCGTACATCTCGAAGCAACAGGCTTTGGAAGAGCAGACCGAAGCCATGGGTACCGACCCGGCTGAGTTCTTGGGCTATAATCCGTTTACGGCATCGATTGAGGTAAAGCTGAATGCCGATTACGCCAATTCGGACAGCATTGCATGGATTAAGGACGGGATTCTTTCGCATAAAGGTGTGCTGGAAATAAATTATCCGCAAGACTTGCTGGATGCCGTCAACCGGAATATCCGTAAGGTCAGTGTGGTGCTGCTAGGGCTTGCCGCCTTGTTGACACTGATATCTTTTGCCTTGATAAACAATACGATAAGGCTCACCATTTATTCCAAACGTTTCCTGATACATACCATGAAGCTGGTAGGGGCAAGCTGGTCGTTCATCCGGCGTCCGTTCCTGATGCGTAATGTGTGGGTAGGGATGCTGGCGGGGGCTGCCGCCGATGCGGCATTAATCGGGCTTGCGTATGCTTTGGTAAAATACGAGCCTGATTTGTTGGCGGTTATAACGCCGGGAGTGATGATAGTTGTCATGGTTTCGGTGTTTATATTCGGGGTGGTAATCACTTCCCTTTGTGCGCTGATATCCATTAACCGGTATCTCCGCATGAAAACGAATGAGTTGTATTATAATTAA
- a CDS encoding undecaprenyl-diphosphate phosphatase translates to MEGDLNVFQTIIIAIVEGLTEFLPVSSTGHMIITQHVLGVESTEFVKAFTFIIQFGAILSVVCLYWKRFFRLNHTPAPEGASALKRFLHTYDFYWKLFVAFIPAAVLGLLFSDMIDAMLESVIVVAVMLIIGGVFMLFCDKLFGNGSEETKLTEKRAFYIGLFQCISMIPGVSRSMATIVGGMAQKLTRKAAAEFSFFLAVPTMFAATVYKMFKLFMEGGTEIIVSNMEALIIGNAVAFVVAMLAIKFFISFVTKYGFAAFGWYRIIVGGVILIMSCLGYNLELV, encoded by the coding sequence ATGGAAGGGGATTTGAACGTATTTCAGACCATCATCATTGCGATAGTAGAAGGGCTGACCGAGTTTTTGCCGGTATCTTCTACGGGTCACATGATTATCACCCAGCACGTGTTGGGAGTGGAAAGCACCGAGTTTGTAAAAGCATTTACGTTTATCATCCAGTTTGGAGCCATTCTGTCGGTGGTATGTTTGTATTGGAAACGTTTTTTCCGCCTCAACCATACGCCTGCACCTGAAGGGGCTTCGGCACTTAAACGCTTTCTTCATACCTACGATTTTTACTGGAAGCTGTTTGTCGCTTTTATCCCGGCGGCTGTATTGGGGCTTTTGTTCAGCGATATGATAGACGCTATGCTGGAAAGCGTGATTGTGGTAGCGGTAATGCTGATTATCGGAGGTGTGTTTATGTTGTTTTGCGACAAGCTTTTCGGAAATGGAAGCGAAGAGACAAAGCTGACCGAGAAACGCGCCTTTTATATCGGATTGTTTCAATGTATCTCCATGATACCGGGTGTGTCCCGTTCGATGGCGACTATCGTAGGGGGTATGGCACAGAAGTTGACGCGTAAGGCCGCGGCGGAATTCTCGTTCTTCCTGGCTGTGCCTACGATGTTTGCCGCTACGGTGTACAAGATGTTCAAGTTGTTTATGGAAGGCGGGACAGAGATTATCGTAAGCAATATGGAGGCTTTGATTATCGGGAATGCAGTGGCTTTTGTCGTGGCAATGCTTGCCATTAAGTTTTTTATCAGCTTCGTGACGAAATACGGGTTTGCCGCATTCGGGTGGTATCGCATCATTGTAGGCGGCGTGATTTTGATAATGAGTTGTTTGGGATATAATTTAGAGCTTGTTTGA
- a CDS encoding class I SAM-dependent methyltransferase — protein sequence MNRLHIDTCPLCGKSHFEKVMTCTDHYATNEPFDICRCVACGFLFTQDAPDESEIGRYYESPDYISHTDTRRGLANRLYHYVRQYMLRRKARLIKRCCGLSRGRLLDIGTGTGYFPHFMQERGWRVSAIEKSPQARAFAHEHFDLEADAPEALDTYEAKSFDVVTLWHVMEHLQHLNETWERLYSILDDRGILVIAVPNPTSSDARHYKEMWAAYDVPRHLWHFTPAVMQQFGAKHGFILTERHPMPFDAFYVSMLSEKYRKSGVPFLKGMAEGAEAGLASLMKKERSSSMIYVFQKKVKA from the coding sequence GTGAACAGACTGCACATAGATACATGCCCGCTTTGCGGAAAGAGCCATTTCGAGAAGGTGATGACCTGCACCGACCACTATGCCACAAATGAACCGTTTGACATTTGCAGGTGTGTGGCGTGTGGTTTTCTTTTCACGCAAGACGCGCCCGACGAGAGCGAGATTGGGAGGTATTACGAATCGCCCGATTACATCTCGCATACAGATACGCGACGCGGGCTTGCCAACCGTCTGTACCATTATGTAAGGCAATACATGCTTCGCCGGAAAGCCCGCCTCATCAAGCGGTGTTGCGGCCTGAGCCGGGGACGTTTGCTGGATATCGGTACAGGTACGGGGTATTTCCCTCATTTCATGCAAGAGCGTGGCTGGCGGGTTTCGGCTATCGAGAAAAGTCCGCAGGCAAGGGCTTTCGCGCACGAGCATTTTGACCTGGAGGCGGATGCGCCCGAAGCGTTGGATACATACGAAGCGAAATCATTTGATGTAGTGACGTTATGGCACGTGATGGAACATTTGCAGCATCTCAATGAGACGTGGGAACGGCTTTATTCCATCTTGGACGACCGGGGCATTCTGGTCATAGCCGTACCCAATCCGACTTCGTCCGATGCGCGGCATTATAAGGAGATGTGGGCGGCATACGATGTGCCAAGGCATTTGTGGCATTTCACACCTGCCGTGATGCAGCAGTTCGGAGCCAAGCATGGATTTATCTTGACGGAGCGGCATCCGATGCCGTTCGATGCTTTTTATGTGTCGATGCTTTCGGAGAAATACCGCAAGAGCGGCGTTCCTTTCCTGAAAGGAATGGCGGAAGGGGCGGAAGCAGGGCTGGCTTCTTTGATGAAGAAGGAACGGAGCAGTTCCATGATTTATGTATTTCAGAAAAAAGTGAAGGCATGA
- the queA gene encoding tRNA preQ1(34) S-adenosylmethionine ribosyltransferase-isomerase QueA — MKLSQFKFKLPEERIALHPVKYRDESRLMVVHKSTGEIEHVIFKDILNYFDDQDVFIFNDTKVFPARLYGNKEKTGARIEVFLLRELNEELRLWDVLVDPARKIRIGNKLYFGDDDSMVAEVIDNTTSRGRTLRFLYDGPHDEFKRALYALGEPPLPPFIRRPAEPEDTERFQTIFAKNEGAVTVPAAGLHFSRELMKRMEIKGINFAFITMHCGLGCFRDIDVEDLTKHKMDSEQMFINAEACKIVNTAKDNDHKVCAVGTSVMRAVETATGTDGHLKEYEGWTNKFIFPPYDFVLPDAMVTNFHMPLSTMLMLTCSYGGYELIMDAYQMALKEDYRFGTYGDAMLILNK, encoded by the coding sequence ATGAAACTATCACAATTTAAATTCAAGTTGCCGGAAGAAAGAATAGCGTTGCATCCGGTAAAGTACAGAGACGAATCTCGGCTGATGGTGGTACATAAGTCTACGGGAGAAATTGAGCATGTGATATTCAAGGATATCCTGAATTATTTTGATGACCAGGATGTGTTTATTTTCAATGATACAAAAGTATTTCCTGCCCGTTTATATGGAAATAAGGAAAAGACCGGCGCGCGTATTGAAGTTTTCTTATTGCGTGAGTTGAACGAAGAATTGCGTTTATGGGATGTTTTGGTAGACCCTGCCCGGAAAATCCGTATAGGCAATAAGCTTTACTTCGGCGATGATGATTCGATGGTGGCAGAGGTGATAGACAATACGACTTCGCGCGGGCGTACCTTGCGTTTTCTTTATGACGGTCCGCATGATGAATTCAAGAGAGCGCTTTATGCGTTGGGTGAGCCTCCATTGCCTCCCTTTATCCGCCGTCCGGCAGAACCCGAAGATACGGAACGCTTCCAGACCATTTTTGCCAAGAACGAAGGAGCCGTGACCGTTCCGGCTGCAGGATTGCATTTCAGCCGTGAGCTGATGAAACGCATGGAAATTAAAGGGATAAACTTTGCGTTCATTACCATGCATTGCGGATTGGGTTGCTTCCGCGATATCGATGTGGAAGACTTGACCAAGCATAAAATGGATTCGGAACAAATGTTTATCAATGCAGAGGCTTGTAAGATTGTAAATACAGCTAAAGACAACGACCATAAAGTATGCGCGGTAGGTACAAGCGTGATGCGTGCCGTAGAAACGGCTACAGGAACCGACGGGCATTTAAAGGAATATGAAGGTTGGACCAATAAGTTTATCTTTCCGCCATACGACTTTGTGTTGCCCGATGCGATGGTGACCAATTTCCACATGCCTTTATCCACCATGTTGATGTTAACCTGTTCATACGGAGGTTATGAGTTGATTATGGATGCCTATCAGATGGCTTTGAAAGAAGACTACCGTTTCGGAACATACGGGGATGCCATGCTGATTTTGAATAAATGA
- the truB gene encoding tRNA pseudouridine(55) synthase TruB has translation MNFKEGEVLYFDKPYRWTSFALVNKIRYHISRKLGVKKIKVGHAGTLDPLATGVMIICTGKATKRIEEFQYHTKEYVATLQLGATTPSYDLEKEIDATYPTEHITRELVEETLQRFVGAIEQIPPAFSACKVDGKRAYELARKGDEVQLKPKTLVIDEIELLECNLPEIKIRVVCSKGTYIRALARDIGEALHSGAHLTGLIRTRVGDIVLEDCMKVEDFEGWLEQQEIDF, from the coding sequence ATGAACTTTAAAGAAGGAGAGGTGTTGTATTTTGACAAGCCGTACCGATGGACATCGTTTGCGCTTGTCAATAAAATAAGGTATCACATCAGCCGGAAATTAGGTGTGAAAAAGATAAAGGTAGGACATGCGGGAACGCTCGACCCTTTGGCTACAGGAGTGATGATTATCTGCACAGGGAAAGCGACAAAACGGATTGAAGAGTTCCAGTATCATACTAAGGAATATGTGGCTACGTTGCAATTGGGCGCTACAACCCCTTCGTATGATTTGGAAAAGGAAATCGACGCCACCTATCCTACGGAACACATTACCCGGGAATTGGTAGAAGAAACATTGCAGCGGTTTGTAGGGGCGATAGAACAGATTCCTCCCGCCTTTTCGGCTTGTAAGGTAGACGGGAAACGCGCTTACGAACTGGCACGTAAAGGCGATGAGGTACAATTGAAACCGAAGACTTTGGTAATAGATGAAATCGAATTGTTGGAATGTAATTTGCCTGAGATAAAAATACGCGTGGTATGCAGTAAAGGTACTTATATCCGTGCGTTGGCGCGTGATATTGGTGAAGCGTTGCATAGCGGTGCACATCTGACAGGACTTATCCGTACGCGGGTAGGAGACATTGTTCTGGAAGATTGTATGAAGGTAGAAGATTTTGAAGGCTGGCTGGAGCAGCAAGAAATAGATTTTTAG
- a CDS encoding DUF4294 domain-containing protein: protein MKNSLYIVLFVLFAFALKTQAQTSSNGTTLYKVPVIVYKGDTIPCITLRTVYVYPELHFKNKRQRRYYNKLVRDVKKTLPIAKEVNRAVIETYEYLMTLPDEEARNRHIKRVEKGLKEQYTPRMKKLTFAQGKLLIKLINRECNQSSFQLVKAFMGPFKAGFYQTFAALFGASLKKEYHPEDEDKLTERVVVLVENGQL from the coding sequence ATGAAAAATAGTTTATACATAGTGCTTTTCGTGCTCTTCGCTTTCGCATTGAAAACCCAAGCGCAAACTTCCTCCAATGGCACAACGCTGTACAAAGTACCTGTTATTGTGTACAAAGGAGACACTATACCTTGTATAACGCTAAGAACCGTATATGTATATCCTGAATTGCATTTTAAAAACAAACGCCAACGCAGATATTACAATAAACTGGTAAGAGACGTAAAGAAAACACTTCCCATTGCCAAAGAAGTGAACCGGGCGGTAATCGAAACTTACGAATACTTAATGACTTTGCCTGACGAAGAGGCACGCAACCGCCATATCAAGCGGGTAGAAAAAGGATTGAAAGAGCAATACACGCCTCGCATGAAGAAATTAACATTCGCACAAGGCAAGCTGTTGATAAAGTTGATAAACAGAGAATGCAACCAATCTTCCTTTCAATTGGTAAAAGCATTTATGGGTCCCTTCAAAGCCGGATTCTACCAGACTTTTGCCGCACTCTTCGGTGCCAGCCTGAAGAAAGAATATCATCCGGAAGACGAAGATAAATTAACCGAACGGGTTGTTGTACTGGTGGAAAACGGACAATTGTGA
- a CDS encoding RNA methyltransferase — MRKLKVTEMNRLTVEEFKEAKKIPLVVVLDDVRSLHNIGAVFRTSDAFLVDCIYLCGITATPPHPEMHKTALGAEYTVDWKYFQHTEDAVNELRTMGYTLFAIEQCEGSILLDKLVLEPDKKYAVVLGNEVKGVKQEVVNLCDGCIEIPQFGTKHSLNVSVTAGIVIWEFACKLI, encoded by the coding sequence TTGCGGAAGTTAAAAGTTACAGAGATGAACCGCCTGACGGTGGAAGAGTTTAAAGAGGCGAAAAAGATTCCGTTGGTGGTAGTGCTGGATGATGTGCGGAGCCTGCACAATATCGGTGCGGTATTCCGTACATCGGATGCGTTCTTGGTCGACTGCATTTATTTATGCGGCATTACCGCTACTCCTCCTCATCCGGAGATGCACAAAACGGCATTAGGGGCTGAATATACAGTAGACTGGAAGTATTTCCAGCATACGGAAGATGCTGTAAACGAGCTTCGTACAATGGGATATACCTTATTTGCTATTGAGCAGTGCGAAGGAAGTATCCTGTTGGATAAATTGGTTTTGGAACCGGATAAAAAATACGCGGTTGTGTTGGGAAATGAGGTGAAAGGCGTGAAGCAGGAAGTGGTGAATCTATGTGACGGGTGCATAGAAATTCCTCAATTCGGTACCAAACATTCGTTGAATGTATCTGTAACGGCTGGAATTGTTATTTGGGAATTTGCGTGTAAGTTAATATAA